One Sporomusaceae bacterium ACPt DNA window includes the following coding sequences:
- the azoR gene encoding FMN-dependent NADH-azoreductase — MDRRVFIQGTAAGFITLLLSGCGLALQNMSAGSTAAQITDKTSKGGNKMKITVITGSPHKNGTSALLADKFIEGARQAGHEVFRFNAAFEDIHPCLGCDRCGMNGPCVHQDAIDKKLMPQLLAADLVVFVTPLYYWGMSAQLKTVVDRFYASNAKLCGSGKKAILMATAYDAKDWTMSSLTHHYQTLMKYLGWEDIGTVLAVGCGSRPVIERSEFPEQAYQLGLKI, encoded by the coding sequence ATGGATAGAAGAGTTTTCATCCAAGGAACCGCTGCGGGATTTATAACACTCCTGCTGAGTGGCTGCGGTCTTGCACTGCAGAATATGTCCGCAGGGTCAACAGCTGCTCAGATAACTGATAAGACTTCTAAAGGGGGCAACAAAATGAAAATCACTGTAATCACCGGCAGCCCGCATAAAAACGGGACATCGGCTCTATTAGCCGACAAATTCATTGAAGGAGCGCGACAAGCAGGCCATGAGGTTTTTCGCTTCAATGCGGCTTTTGAAGATATCCATCCGTGTCTTGGCTGCGACCGTTGCGGGATGAACGGCCCTTGCGTGCATCAGGATGCTATCGACAAGAAGCTGATGCCTCAGCTCCTTGCCGCCGACCTCGTGGTATTCGTCACGCCGCTCTATTATTGGGGTATGTCAGCCCAATTAAAGACCGTCGTCGATCGTTTTTATGCCAGCAACGCCAAATTATGCGGCAGCGGCAAAAAAGCTATTCTCATGGCAACTGCCTATGATGCCAAGGATTGGACGATGTCATCGCTCACCCATCACTACCAGACGCTAATGAAATATCTTGGCTGGGAAGATATCGGCACGGTATTAGCCGTGGGCTGCGGCAGCAGACCTGTGATCGAGCGTTCTGAATTTCCCGAGCAGGCTTATCAGCTCGGTCTGAAAATCTAA